AGTCGGTTTGTATCCGCGCAGATGAACCGTTTTCGGGTATTTGAAATCGATCTTGGCTTGGGCCACATCCTTGGGGATATCGATCAATACGGGCCCCGGCCTTCCTGTGGCGGCGATGTGAAAGGCGTTTTTCACCACAGTGGCGAGCTTTGTCGGATCCTTGAGCAGATAATTGTGCTTGGTGATGGGCATGGTAATGCCGGTAATGTCCACTTCCTGAAAAGCGTCCGTTCCGATCTGTACCGTGGGAACCTGGCCGGTGAAAATCACCAGTGGAATCGAATCCATATAAGCATTGGCAATCCCGGTAACCAGGTTGGTGGCTCCGGGACCCGATGTGGCCATGCATACCCCCACCTTTCGGGTGACCCGCGCATACCCGTCAGCGGCATGCACCGCCCCCTGCTCATGGCGCACCAGCACATGTTTGATGGACGAGAAACGGTAAAGTGAGTCGTAAATGGGAAGCATGGCTCCGCCGGGATAGCCGAAGATCACTTCCACATTTTCTTTCTCGAGACAACGGACTAAAGCTTCCGCCACTGTCATTTCCAAGGCAATTCCCTCCGATTTCTGGAGTTAGGGACCGATGAGAGGATTCCTGAATGCAGGAAATATGGACCCCTATCTCCTTCACTCGCAATCCGGTCTGCAGCCCCTTTACAGTCATTCTATCGATGTGGGTGAGTGTCCCACTCCAAGGGTGACATTCACCGATTCCTTATGGCGTAAGGAAGCAGCTTTTGTGATATCAGTCGTCTTTTGAGTCGGCGTGCGTGCCGTTGGTGCTGCCGAACTTGGAACCGCGCAGCATGGCTACCTTACCCGTACGCACCAATTCTTTGATGCCGTAGGGACGCAGGGATTCCTCAAAGGCATTGATTTTCCCCTCGTTTCCCGTGCATTCGAGCGTCATCGTCTTACGTCCCAGATCGACAACGCGCGCTCTGAAGACGTTGGCCATCTGCATGATTTCGACTCTCTGACCCGGGTCCGCCGCCACTTTGATCATGACCAGGTCCCGATCTACATATTCTTCTTCGGTGATGTCACTGATCTTGATGACATCGATCAGTTTATGCAAC
This region of Desulforhabdus amnigena genomic DNA includes:
- the ilvN gene encoding acetolactate synthase small subunit: MKHTLAVLVENSPGVLARVAGLFSRRGFNIESLTVGRTESDDVSRMTIVVEGDDRLLEQVSKQLHKLIDVIKISDITEEEYVDRDLVMIKVAADPGQRVEIMQMANVFRARVVDLGRKTMTLECTGNEGKINAFEESLRPYGIKELVRTGKVAMLRGSKFGSTNGTHADSKDD